In one Lycium barbarum isolate Lr01 chromosome 7, ASM1917538v2, whole genome shotgun sequence genomic region, the following are encoded:
- the LOC132602644 gene encoding O-fucosyltransferase 16-like produces MAFSLWHHHFFSRGRCLFPAITVASIFLLLFFFLSSLAPSPNDSNRLFILPRRRDSSGDDDDANAIDEDSQLHIPARGGVYDREMWSSRNSKSFFGCSNASNKFRKAQEITHPNRYLSIVTSGGLNQQRTGITDVVVAARILNATLVVPKLDKSSFWKDSSGFSDIFDVDWFIKYLAKDVSVVKELPLRRGQIWTPYRMRVPRKCSGRCYINRVLPVLNKKHAVQITKFDYRLANSLDTDLQKLRCRVNYHALKFADPILRMGEKLVQRMRIRSKHFIALHLRFEPDMLAFSGCYYGGGDKERSELGKIRKKWKTLHESHPDKARRHGRCLLTPEEVGLILRSLGYGEDVHIYVASGEIYGGEETLSPLKALFPNFYTKDTLASKDELEPFSAFSSRMATLDFIVCDESDVFVTNNHGNMAKILAGRRRYFGHKPTIRPNGRKLYRLFLNRNYMSHKEFVYRVNKYQKGFMGEPKEIGPSWGVFHENPSPCICEKVDNSTGGEILHSTSRLETSSRLTSTDYDADTPEDPEVDVLLSD; encoded by the exons ATGGCCTTCTCTCTGTGGCACCACCACTTTTTCAGCCGTGGACGGTGTCTATTCCCCGCCATCACCGTTGCCTCTATCTTTCTTCTCTTATTCTTTTTCCTCTCGAGTCTCGCTCCTTCTCCTAATGATAGTAATCGTCTCTTCATTCTTCCCCGTCGTCGTGATTCCTCG ggagatgatgatgatgctaaTGCGATTGATGAAGATTCTCAATTGCATATTCCG GCCAGAGGAGGAGTATATGATAGGGAAATGTGGAGTTCCAGAAATTCCAAGTCCTTTTTTGGATGCAGTAATGCTAGTAACAAATTTCGAA AAGCACAGGAAATCACTCATCCAAATCGTTACTTGTCGATTGTAACAAGTGGAGGTCTTAACCAACAAAGAACCGGG ATAACggatgttgttgttgctgctcgCATTTTAAATGCTACTCTTGTTGTGCCAAAGCTGGACAAGAGTTCTTTTTGGAAAGACTCTAG CGGCTTCTCTGATATTTTTGATGTTGATTGGTTTATAAAATATCTAGCAAAAGATGTTTCAGTTGTAAAGGAACTCCCACTCAGAAGAGGGCAGATCTGGACACCTTATAGAATGCGAGTTCCTAGAAAGTGCAGCGGCCGTTGCTATATAAATCGTGTATTGCCTGTACTTAACAAGAAACAT GCTGTACAGATCACCAAGTTTGATTATCGACTTGCAAATAGTCTGGATACAGATTTGCAAAAGCTTAGATGTAGAGTTAATTATCATGCATTGAAGTTTGCTGACCCTATACTGAGAATGGGTGAGAAATTGGTCCAGCGGATGAGGATTAGGAGCAAGCATTTTATTGCTCTTCACCTAAG GTTTGAACCCGATATGCTTGCATTCTCAGGATGCTATTACGGTGGGGGTGATAAGGAGAGGAGTGAATTGGGGAAGATACGGAAGAAGTGGAAAACTTTACAT GAAAGTCACCCAGATAAGGCAAGGAGACATGGAAGATGCCTTCTGACTCCTGAGGAAGTCGGCTTGATTCTGAGATCACTTGGATATGGCGAAGATGTTCATATATACGTAGCATCTGGTGAAATATATGGAGGGGAAGAGACATTGTCTCCATTGAAGGCCCTCTTTCCAAACTTCTATACAAAGGACACCCTTGCCAGCAAGGATGAGTTAGAACCATTTTCTGCATTTTCATCTAGAATGGCTACTCTTGATTTCATAGTTTGTGATGAAAGTGATGTATTTGTCACCAACAACCATGGAAACATGGCGAAAATTTTAGCAGGGCGAAG GAGATATTTTGGTCATAAACCCACCATTCGCCCAAACGGTAGGAAACTGTATCGATTGTTCTTAAACAGAAATTACATGTCACACAAGGAATTTGTATATAGAGTCAATAAATATCAGAAAGGCTTCATGGGGGAGCCAAAGGAGATCGGTCCAAGCTGGGGTGTGTTTCATGAAAATCCATCTCCATGCATATGTGAGAAAGTAGATAACTCTACTGGAGGAGAGATTTTGCATAGTACTTCTCGACTCGAAACTTCCTCCAGGCTAACAAGTACTGACTATGACGCTGACACACCTGAGGATCCTGAGGTGGATGTCTTGCTCTCAGATTGA
- the LOC132604384 gene encoding PLASMODESMATA CALLOSE-BINDING PROTEIN 3-like codes for MRKLKSPIFLTFWHWMDVSPHIYNLAILQRPLYFMEVLIFVVIFCSLNIIVVKVEATWCIVRSDASNQALQRGLDYACSYGADCAPIQSTGLCYLPNTIQNHASYAFNSFYQRSNMAPGSCQFSGTATIAKTDPSYGSCVYPASPRAAGGSIPPGIGGHNNTSGGITTTPVLYSPPQAIINPVYGNGTLPDTGSDDPNSQDSKATSPTFWTMASLAPTCLMLLFLYIFQFC; via the exons ATGCGCAAACTCAAATCACCAATTTTCTTGACCTTTTGGCACTGGATGGACGTTAGCCCCCATATATATAATCTTGCGATTTTGCAGAGACCTTTATATTTCATGGAAGTGTTGATATTTGTTGTCATATTTTGCAGCCTAAATATTATTGTTGTTAAAGTAGAAGCTACATGGTGTATAGTTAGAAGTGATGCAAGTAATCAAGCATTGCAAAGAGGATTGGATTATGCATGTAGCTATGGTGCTGATTGTGCACCAATTCAATCTACTGGGCTTTGTTATCTTCCTAATACTATTCAAAATCATGCTTCTTATGCATTCAATAGTTTCTATCAGAGGAGCAACATGGCCCCTGGATCTTGTCAATTTTCTGGCACTGCTACTATTGCCAAAACTGACCCAa GCTATGGATCTTGTGTTTACCCAGCTTCTCCAAG GGCTGCTGGAGGGTCGATTCCTCCCGGAATTggaggtcacaacaacacaagtgGAGGGATCACGACCACCCCAGTTCTATATTCACCACCACAAGCAATTATAAATCCTGTGTATGGTAACGGAACGTTACCAGACACTGGATCGGACGACCCCAACTCTCAAGATTCTAAAGCAACTTCTCCCACGTTTTGGACAATGGCAAGCTTAGCTCCAACATGTTTGATGCTCCTCTTCCTTTATATTTTTCAATTTTGTTAG